In a genomic window of Rhododendron vialii isolate Sample 1 chromosome 12a, ASM3025357v1:
- the LOC131310038 gene encoding uncharacterized protein LOC131310038 isoform X2 has product MVGQSVDSFGSRSTAHVLMGIVNWHSSGDGLRCILVVEVVEMVTSVKLGFKLRVVEEEEEMGRNVTSGSFPVSKLVGAVNIVLNGINIVIVLTSPQTTGISVLIMEGRLELGSSEMKKVFSTWRALVEVMEALSKDAAPDGVGRLIVEEIRKIKKSDAPLAGELTPYNIVPLEAPSLTNAIGFFPEHCQTRIYLQCIYSLLLLLYT; this is encoded by the exons ATGGTTGGACAATCGGTCGACTCCTTTGGAAGCCGGTCAACTGCCCATG TTCTGATGGGTATTGTAAATTGGCACAGCAGCGGAGATGGCCTGCGTTGTATCCtcgtggtggaagtggtggaaATGGTCACTAGTGTTAAGTTAGGGTTCAAGCTTAGGGTAgttgaggaagaggaagagatgGGTAGAAATGTAACGAGTGGATCTTTCCCAGTCTCAAAATTGGTTGGTGCAGTTAACATTGTGTTAAATGGGATAAACATTGTGATTGTGCTTACAAGTCCTCAAACGACCGGGATTTCCGTGCTGATAATGGAGGGCAG GTTGGAACTCGGATCTTCAGAAATGAAAAAGGTTTTTTCTACATGGAGGGCCTTGGTTGAGGTGATGGAAGCACTGAGCAAAGATGCAGCTCCTGATGGTGTAGGAAGACTTATTGTGGAGGAG atcagaaagataaaaaaatcaGATGCCCCATTAGCAGGGGAGCTCACACCCTACAACATCGTCCCTCTGGAAGCACCATCATTAACAAATGCTATTGGATTTTTTCCAGAACATTGTCAAACCCGGATTTATTTACAGTGCATTTATTCATTGCTTCTGCTCTTGTATACGTGA